In Gloeocapsopsis sp. IPPAS B-1203, a genomic segment contains:
- a CDS encoding oxidoreductase — protein MNSDKNRVAPKVWLITGCSTGFGRALAEAVLKKGDRLLATAREPEQLRTLIEHYRETAKAVRLDVTLSQDIQAAVDTAIATFGRIDVLVNNAGYGLIGALEEVNDTDIRRQFETNFFGALRLIRTVLPLMRQQGSGHIVNMSSTAGLVGFGGSSIYCGTKFALEGTSEALAKEVKSFGIKVTLIEPGAFRTDFNGRSLAAAKQSIDAYVPVSGASLQWFKDMDGKQLGNPQSAAQAIIQAVESPHPPMRLALGTDAMSLIQEKLEWIKTDLDAWQQVSVSTDYTDSNSEVIVK, from the coding sequence ATGAACTCAGACAAAAATCGTGTCGCTCCTAAAGTTTGGTTAATTACAGGATGCTCAACAGGATTCGGACGTGCCCTAGCAGAAGCGGTGTTGAAGAAGGGCGATCGCCTGCTGGCGACTGCTCGCGAACCAGAGCAACTTCGCACTTTGATTGAGCACTATCGGGAAACCGCAAAGGCTGTACGCCTAGATGTAACCTTGTCCCAAGACATACAAGCAGCCGTTGATACCGCGATCGCCACATTTGGTCGCATTGATGTGCTGGTCAACAATGCTGGCTATGGACTAATTGGAGCACTTGAAGAAGTCAATGATACCGATATTCGCCGACAGTTTGAAACCAACTTCTTCGGGGCACTCCGTCTGATCCGAACTGTCTTGCCTTTGATGCGTCAGCAAGGCAGCGGTCACATCGTGAATATGTCATCTACAGCAGGATTAGTGGGGTTTGGCGGAAGCAGTATCTACTGTGGCACTAAATTTGCCTTGGAAGGCACATCTGAAGCCCTGGCTAAAGAGGTGAAATCCTTTGGAATTAAAGTGACTTTAATTGAACCTGGGGCATTTCGCACAGATTTTAACGGACGCTCTCTGGCAGCAGCCAAACAATCCATTGATGCTTATGTTCCGGTAAGTGGGGCTTCATTGCAGTGGTTCAAAGATATGGATGGGAAGCAACTTGGCAATCCACAATCAGCGGCGCAAGCCATCATTCAAGCTGTGGAAAGTCCTCATCCACCGATGCGACTGGCATTAGGCACCGATGCCATGAGCCTGATTCAGGAAAAACTGGAATGGATCAAAACGGATTTGGATGCTTGGCAGCAGGTGAGTGTAAGTACGGATTATACAGATAGTAACAGTGAGGTAATAGTTAAGTAG
- a CDS encoding LysR substrate-binding domain-containing protein has product MELRHLHYFIAVAEELHFSRAAQRLCISQPPLSQQIRDLEDELGVKLFERTKRQVHLTEAGKVFLERSYGVLAQLEQAIEVTQQIGRGEVGRLAIGFVDSAMYTLLPEILRVFREQFPVVELRLHELTTQEQIQALYNKQVDVGIVRSAISEPGLSVECLLPESLVLALPETHPLSAQTQVSLSTLASELFILFPAKMGPVFYEQIINLCQQAGFRPKVAQEAVQMQTIIGLVAAGLGIAIVPASLQNFHRSGVIYRPLQEQMPQTGLYLTWRQHDSSPVIRAFLSLARKTTQGLC; this is encoded by the coding sequence ATGGAATTACGGCACCTGCACTACTTCATCGCCGTGGCTGAGGAGTTGCATTTTAGTCGAGCAGCCCAGCGGTTGTGCATTTCCCAACCCCCGCTCAGTCAGCAGATTCGCGATCTGGAAGATGAACTCGGAGTCAAGCTGTTTGAACGAACGAAGCGGCAAGTGCATCTGACTGAAGCAGGCAAAGTGTTTTTAGAGCGCTCCTATGGAGTGTTAGCGCAACTCGAGCAGGCGATCGAAGTGACACAACAGATCGGGCGTGGTGAGGTTGGAAGGTTGGCGATCGGCTTTGTTGACTCTGCAATGTATACGTTACTACCAGAGATTTTAAGGGTCTTTCGAGAACAGTTTCCGGTGGTAGAACTGCGATTGCATGAACTGACGACGCAAGAGCAAATTCAAGCCCTGTATAACAAACAGGTGGATGTCGGCATTGTTCGTTCTGCCATTAGCGAGCCAGGTTTGAGTGTGGAGTGCCTTTTGCCAGAATCATTGGTCTTGGCATTGCCAGAAACTCATCCGTTGTCTGCCCAGACTCAAGTGTCGCTTTCCACATTGGCTTCGGAATTATTTATCCTATTTCCTGCCAAAATGGGACCTGTCTTTTACGAGCAGATTATTAACCTGTGTCAACAAGCTGGATTTCGTCCGAAAGTGGCTCAAGAGGCAGTTCAGATGCAGACGATTATCGGCTTAGTTGCAGCAGGATTGGGCATTGCGATCGTTCCCGCCTCCTTACAAAACTTCCACAGAAGCGGAGTCATTTACAGACCCTTACAAGAGCAGATGCCTCAAACCGGACTTTATCTGACTTGGCGGCAGCATGATTCCTCACCCGTAATCAGAGCATTTCTCAGCTTGGCACGGAAGACGACACAAGGCTTATGTTAG
- the ada gene encoding bifunctional DNA-binding transcriptional regulator/O6-methylguanine-DNA methyltransferase Ada: protein MMKSAQLDFSEEIWQAILSRDSQFDGKIFYGVRSTKIYCRPSCPSRKPNRSQVTIFQSAPAAEAQGFRPCKRCQPQKVLAPTIDKILSACRYIESQSDCIPTLTELSTQVAMSPTHFQKVFKQTIGVTPFEYGNAQRRERLKQHLQQGTAITDALYEVGYGSSSRLYEKALQKLGMTPARYKQHGRGEEILYASANSPLGYLTIAATKQGICSVKLGDDLAKLENELHNEFCHALLQRADDELQEWIQVLVNYLSGKLPLPELPYDVKATAFQIQVWEALKQIPLGTTVSYSDVACSIGHPTAVRAVARACATNPVALIIPCHRVLPKAGGLGGYRWGVSRKQALLEMERVTSPVIDNLGN from the coding sequence ATGATGAAATCAGCACAGTTAGATTTTTCAGAAGAAATCTGGCAAGCAATCTTAAGTCGGGACTCGCAGTTTGATGGCAAAATTTTCTACGGCGTACGCTCTACGAAAATTTATTGTCGTCCTAGCTGCCCTAGTCGCAAACCAAACCGCAGCCAAGTGACAATTTTTCAATCTGCGCCAGCAGCAGAAGCACAAGGGTTTCGTCCTTGTAAGCGATGTCAACCGCAAAAAGTACTCGCGCCTACCATTGACAAAATCTTGTCAGCCTGTCGTTATATTGAATCACAAAGCGATTGCATTCCTACATTAACTGAACTGAGTACTCAAGTAGCCATGAGTCCCACTCATTTTCAGAAAGTATTTAAGCAAACTATTGGTGTTACGCCCTTTGAGTACGGAAATGCTCAAAGAAGAGAACGATTGAAACAACATCTCCAGCAAGGTACAGCAATTACTGATGCGCTTTATGAAGTAGGCTATGGTTCAAGTAGTCGCCTTTATGAAAAAGCACTCCAAAAACTCGGAATGACTCCTGCTAGATACAAGCAACATGGGAGAGGTGAAGAAATTCTCTATGCAAGCGCGAACTCGCCTCTAGGTTATTTAACAATTGCAGCTACCAAGCAGGGAATATGTAGTGTAAAACTTGGCGACGATCTCGCAAAATTAGAGAACGAACTTCACAATGAATTTTGCCACGCATTGCTGCAGCGAGCAGACGATGAATTGCAAGAATGGATTCAGGTTTTAGTAAACTATCTCAGTGGTAAATTACCTTTACCAGAACTTCCCTACGATGTCAAAGCTACTGCATTTCAAATTCAAGTTTGGGAAGCACTGAAGCAAATTCCCCTCGGTACAACCGTTAGTTACAGTGATGTTGCGTGTTCAATTGGGCATCCAACCGCAGTTCGTGCAGTAGCGCGTGCGTGTGCAACAAACCCTGTTGCTTTAATTATTCCATGTCATCGGGTATTACCCAAAGCTGGTGGATTAGGAGGGTATCGCTGGGGTGTGTCTCGGAAACAAGCACTTTTGGAAATGGAACGTGTCACTTCACCTGTCATAGATAATCTTGGCAACTGA
- a CDS encoding DUF4089 domain-containing protein, with protein MEKFDVAEYVDCTALILNLEINSEYRESVIANFEKIQAIAQLVNEFPLPEIEASPTFEP; from the coding sequence ATGGAAAAATTTGATGTTGCAGAGTATGTCGATTGCACAGCTTTAATTCTCAACTTAGAAATTAATTCTGAATACCGAGAAAGTGTCATTGCAAATTTTGAAAAAATACAAGCGATCGCCCAACTCGTTAACGAATTTCCACTACCAGAAATAGAAGCTTCACCCACCTTTGAACCATGA
- a CDS encoding AtzE family amidohydrolase, protein MNDAVAIAAAICEGRLSAVEVAQTALKRIAQCQELNCFTAITDDSALQDAQQIDDAIALGNNPGSLAGVPFAVKNLYDVAGITTLAGAKINAENPPASQDATAVAKLKQAGAVLVGTLNMDEYAYGFVTENAHYGATHNPHDFNRVAGGSSGGSAAAVAANLVPLTLGTDTNGSIRVPAAFCGIFGLKPTYGRVSRAGVALFSSSLDHAGPFARSVRDIATVFDVLQGYDDRDPVCTQRSPELCLPQLNQSIENLRIAIAGDYFTKGAEPEAIQAVEQVAQALNVTKYITIPEAHRARAAAFIITSCEGANLHMEKLRSRPQDFDFATRDRFLAGALIPSHWYIQAQRFRRWFRDRVREIFQNVDIILAPTTPCFAPLIGQKTMILDGEEILIRPHLGLFTQPLSFIGLPVLSVPIYRPGSLPLGVQLIAAPYNEALILRVANVLETKGIISTHTS, encoded by the coding sequence ATGAACGATGCTGTTGCAATCGCTGCTGCTATCTGTGAAGGTAGACTAAGTGCAGTCGAAGTTGCCCAAACCGCACTCAAACGTATCGCACAATGCCAAGAACTGAACTGTTTTACTGCGATTACCGATGACTCGGCTTTGCAGGATGCCCAACAAATTGATGATGCGATCGCATTAGGAAATAACCCAGGTTCGCTTGCTGGAGTTCCCTTCGCTGTCAAAAATTTATACGACGTTGCTGGAATCACTACACTTGCAGGTGCAAAAATTAATGCTGAAAATCCACCAGCATCTCAAGATGCTACTGCTGTCGCTAAGTTAAAACAAGCAGGTGCAGTCTTAGTGGGTACTTTAAATATGGATGAGTACGCCTACGGCTTTGTCACCGAAAATGCACATTATGGTGCGACGCACAATCCCCACGATTTTAATCGAGTAGCAGGTGGTTCCTCTGGTGGTTCCGCAGCAGCGGTAGCGGCGAATTTAGTACCCCTCACGCTTGGTACAGATACAAATGGTTCAATTCGCGTGCCTGCGGCGTTTTGTGGCATATTCGGCTTAAAACCGACGTATGGTAGAGTGTCGCGAGCAGGAGTTGCATTATTTTCTAGTAGTTTAGATCATGCTGGACCGTTTGCACGTTCGGTGCGGGATATTGCCACAGTGTTTGATGTCTTGCAAGGCTACGACGATCGCGATCCTGTTTGTACGCAGCGATCGCCTGAATTATGTTTACCACAACTCAATCAGAGTATTGAAAATTTACGAATTGCGATCGCCGGAGATTATTTTACGAAAGGTGCTGAGCCTGAAGCAATACAAGCAGTTGAACAAGTCGCACAAGCTTTGAATGTTACCAAGTATATTACCATCCCTGAAGCACATCGCGCCCGTGCCGCAGCATTTATCATTACCTCGTGTGAAGGAGCAAATCTGCATATGGAGAAGTTGCGATCGCGTCCTCAAGATTTCGATTTTGCAACTCGCGATCGCTTTTTAGCTGGGGCATTAATTCCAAGTCATTGGTACATTCAAGCACAAAGGTTTCGTCGTTGGTTTCGCGATCGTGTTCGTGAAATTTTCCAAAATGTAGACATTATTCTTGCACCGACAACACCATGTTTTGCACCTTTAATTGGGCAGAAAACGATGATTTTAGATGGAGAAGAAATTCTCATCCGTCCACATTTAGGACTCTTTACTCAACCACTATCTTTTATTGGTTTACCTGTTTTATCCGTTCCAATTTATCGTCCTGGGTCATTACCTTTGGGTGTACAGTTAATCGCTGCACCATACAATGAAGCACTAATTTTACGTGTGGCAAATGTGTTAGAGACAAAAGGCATCATTTCCACTCATACTTCTTGA
- a CDS encoding GNAT family N-acetyltransferase has translation MNQFNVIQANSTHIELVAPLFNSYRQFYGQTADLIQVRNFLYERLVKEDSVVFIAVTQYNPSECLGFTQLYPSFSSVAMQRTWILNDLFVLPKFRNQGIGIALLNAAKDFAIRTKAKRLMLATAIDNYPAQKLYEKAGYIKDEAFYHYQLDISIPGSNEFHS, from the coding sequence ATGAACCAATTCAACGTCATTCAAGCCAATTCTACTCATATTGAACTCGTTGCACCTTTGTTTAATAGCTACCGTCAGTTCTATGGACAAACAGCCGACTTAATCCAGGTGCGTAATTTTTTATACGAGCGATTAGTGAAGGAAGATTCTGTAGTTTTCATCGCTGTTACTCAATATAACCCTTCTGAGTGTTTAGGTTTTACCCAACTGTATCCTTCATTTTCATCAGTCGCGATGCAACGCACTTGGATACTCAACGATCTGTTTGTACTGCCAAAATTTAGAAATCAAGGCATAGGTATAGCACTATTAAATGCAGCGAAAGACTTCGCAATACGCACTAAGGCAAAGCGGCTGATGCTTGCAACCGCAATTGACAACTATCCAGCGCAAAAGTTGTACGAAAAAGCAGGTTACATAAAAGATGAGGCATTTTATCACTATCAGTTAGATATCTCAATTCCAGGTAGTAATGAGTTTCACTCGTAG
- a CDS encoding DMT family transporter, which yields MSTKEWLLLVILSILWGSSFFFIKIILQELQPLSIVFARVGLAAIALTIVVYIKGQRIPASPRIWGAFLVMGALNNLIPFTLIVWGQTHINSSLAAILNATTPVFTVVLAHFTHDERLTLNRLIGVLLGLCGAIVLIGSEVLYELNPQSIGQFAILGAAISYSFAGIYGRRFRKLSPVVTAAGMLIGTTTMMLPLTLVWDWSFKISVVTWSALLGLALLSTAIAYLIYFHLLAAVGATNLLLVTFLIPISALLLGVFILNEQLTWNAIAGMALIFVGLVAIDGRLLTKISKRKS from the coding sequence ATGAGTACAAAAGAATGGTTGCTCCTTGTTATCCTTTCTATTTTGTGGGGTAGCTCCTTTTTTTTCATCAAAATAATCCTTCAAGAGTTGCAACCACTATCAATAGTTTTCGCGCGTGTTGGCTTAGCGGCGATCGCATTGACGATTGTTGTTTATATAAAAGGACAACGAATACCAGCATCGCCGCGAATTTGGGGTGCATTTTTAGTGATGGGTGCGCTAAATAACCTTATTCCCTTTACTTTGATTGTTTGGGGACAGACACATATCAACAGCAGTTTAGCAGCTATTCTCAATGCTACGACTCCAGTATTTACTGTAGTGCTAGCGCACTTTACACACGATGAACGTTTAACATTAAATCGCCTGATAGGAGTTTTACTAGGGCTGTGTGGTGCGATCGTGTTAATCGGTTCAGAAGTATTATACGAGCTAAACCCCCAGAGTATAGGACAATTTGCCATTCTCGGTGCTGCCATTTCCTATAGCTTTGCAGGAATCTATGGACGACGATTTAGGAAATTATCACCTGTCGTTACTGCCGCAGGAATGCTTATTGGTACAACAACGATGATGTTACCATTAACACTTGTTTGGGATTGGTCTTTTAAAATCAGCGTTGTTACTTGGAGTGCTTTATTAGGATTAGCGTTACTGAGTACTGCGATCGCCTATTTAATTTATTTTCATCTCTTAGCCGCTGTCGGTGCAACGAATCTTTTGCTAGTTACCTTTTTGATTCCCATCAGTGCACTGCTGCTTGGTGTATTTATCTTAAATGAGCAGCTGACGTGGAATGCGATCGCAGGTATGGCATTAATTTTTGTTGGGCTTGTAGCAATTGATGGCAGACTGTTAACAAAAATCAGCAAGCGTAAGTCATGA
- a CDS encoding N-acetyltransferase, with protein MDIYGVNYQVIRCENLLDASAIYNVHTQAFERENEAQLVKNIRHSDRYIPQLSLVAEVDNTVVGHILFSYIDLIGEKTLRVLSLAPLAVVPQFQRQGIGSALVQVGLETADTMGEALVIVLGHPQFYPRFGFQPSVNYGIESPFPVPEDVFMVKLLTNYQGFKGKVVYPPTFQEV; from the coding sequence ATGGATATTTATGGAGTTAATTATCAAGTGATTCGTTGTGAAAACTTACTAGACGCTTCAGCAATTTATAATGTTCACACTCAAGCTTTTGAACGTGAAAATGAAGCGCAATTAGTTAAGAATATTCGTCATTCAGATCGTTATATTCCGCAGTTATCCCTTGTCGCAGAAGTTGACAATACTGTAGTTGGTCACATTTTATTTAGCTATATTGACCTTATAGGAGAAAAAACCTTACGGGTGTTGAGTTTAGCGCCTTTAGCAGTCGTTCCTCAATTTCAAAGACAAGGAATTGGTAGCGCACTTGTGCAAGTAGGTTTAGAAACTGCGGATACTATGGGAGAAGCGTTAGTTATTGTTTTAGGACACCCTCAGTTTTACCCACGTTTTGGTTTTCAACCATCAGTTAATTATGGCATCGAGTCACCTTTTCCAGTACCAGAAGATGTTTTTATGGTGAAACTGCTGACAAATTATCAGGGATTCAAAGGAAAAGTTGTCTACCCACCTACTTTTCAAGAAGTATGA
- a CDS encoding nuclear transport factor 2 family protein, with translation MPDQPAPEIELLRAAYAAFNARVIDTALALMAPDVTWPKAFKGGSALGHEGVRAYWTEQWSEINPHVEPVTFHPEEAGRILVEVHQVVRDLAGAVLADEHVGHRFTIAQGLIQAMEVCPLPSSGHTA, from the coding sequence ATGCCAGATCAACCTGCACCAGAAATCGAACTGCTCCGCGCGGCCTACGCGGCCTTTAACGCGCGGGTCATTGACACCGCCCTCGCCCTCATGGCTCCGGATGTGACCTGGCCGAAAGCATTCAAAGGCGGTTCTGCCCTTGGCCATGAAGGAGTCCGCGCTTACTGGACGGAGCAATGGAGCGAGATCAACCCGCACGTGGAGCCAGTGACTTTTCACCCAGAGGAGGCTGGGCGTATCTTGGTCGAAGTGCATCAGGTCGTGCGCGACCTGGCTGGAGCCGTTCTTGCCGATGAACACGTCGGTCATCGTTTCACCATTGCGCAGGGCTTGATTCAAGCCATGGAAGTCTGTCCGCTTCCATCGTCCGGCCACACAGCCTAA